A window of Oncorhynchus tshawytscha isolate Ot180627B linkage group LG10, Otsh_v2.0, whole genome shotgun sequence contains these coding sequences:
- the basp1 gene encoding brain acid soluble protein 1 homolog, with protein MGGKLSKKKKGYNVNDEKDKDAKPEGATAEESEPQNDKKDEAPAPAETTEIANDTKDVPATDTTMTKEEEKGASTPAKEPEKPAAEPKAEVSKAVEVTDPAPIAKEKPDAPAKEPAPSTKEAAQAPEVKAQAPAPPAAQAESKDEADAKKTEAPAVPAAKAEAAPVAAAPQAKPTEAAAAVPAKEAPAARSTAAPLAATEPAALVKEANATEAPVPSKDQTVEVQD; from the coding sequence ATGGGAGGCAAGCTCAGCAAAAAGAAGAAGGGATACAATGTAAACGATGAGAAGGACAAGGATGCCAAACCAGAGGGTGCAACAGCCGAGGAGAGCGAACCTCAGAACGACAAAAAGGACGAGGCCCCTGCTCCCGCCGAGACCACCGAGATAGCTAACGACACAAAGGATGTGCCCGCAACCGATACCACGATGACCAAGGAGGAAGAAAAGGGCGCCTCCACTCCCGCCAAGGAGCCAGAAAAACCTGCAGCAGAGCCCAAAGCGGAGGTGTCTAAGGCTGTGGAAGTCACCGACCCTGCCCCCATAGCCAAGGAGAAACCAGACGCCCCTGCGAAAGAGCCAGCCCCCTCCACTAAGGAAGCCGCCCAAGCTCCAGAGGTCAAGGCCCAGGCGCCTGCACCACCCGCAGCCCAGGCTGAAAGTAAAGACGAGGCCGACGCTAAAAAGACTGAGGCCCCCGCAGTACCAGCGGCTAAAGCCGAGGCGGCCCCTGTTGCCGCTGCCCCCCAGGCCAAGCCCACAGAAGCAGCAGCGGCAGTCCCGGCCAAGGAGGCCCCGGCTGCTCGTTCAACAGCAGCACCACTGGCTGCCACTGAGCCCGCTGCACTGGTCAAGGAGGCCAATGCCACAGAGGCCCCAGTTCCAAGCAAGGATCAAACCGTAGAAGTTCAAGATTAA